A window from Triticum aestivum cultivar Chinese Spring chromosome 6D, IWGSC CS RefSeq v2.1, whole genome shotgun sequence encodes these proteins:
- the LOC123141416 gene encoding CASP-like protein 2D1: MTTTTTRRRPFKVPEMALRVCVIPLALASLWEMATNKQADDTYGEISFSNLSGFKYLVFINAVTAAYSVVSILMSSFKSLARFDWLIFLLDQAAAYLLVTSCSAAAELVYLAREGDREVSWGEVCSYFGRFCGRATVSVALQAAALLCFVALSLVSAFRVFREFDAPGAHVDCSGDSDSKQAQEQEEGR, translated from the exons atgacgacgacgacgacaaggaGGAGGCCCTTCAAGGTACCTGAGATGGCTCTGAGGGTGTGCGTGATCCCCCTCGCCTTGGCCTCCCTGTGGGAGATGGCCACCAACAAGCAAGCCGATGACACCTACGGGGAGATCAGCTTCTCCAACCTCTCCGGCTTCAA GTATTTAGTTTTCATTAACGCTGTCACTGCCGCCTATTCCGTGGTCTCCATCCTGATGTCATCCTTCAAGTCCCTCGCTCGCTTCGATTGGCTCATTTTCCTCCTGGATCAG GCGGCGGCGTACCTGCTGGTGACATCGtgctcggcggcggcggagctggtgTACCTGGCGAGGGAGGGCGACCGGGAGGTGTCGTGGGGCGAGGTGTGCTCCTACTTCGGTCGGTTCTGCGGCAGGGCCACCGTGTCCGTGGCGCTGCAGGCTGCCGCGCTGCTCTGCTTCGTCGCGCTCTCCCTCGTCTCCGCCTTCCGGGTCTTCCGCGAGTTCGACGCCCCTGGTGCTCATGTTGATTGCTCGGGGGACTCTGACTCCAAGCAGGCGCAAGAGCAAGAGGAAGGTAGATGA